The Malus domestica chromosome 13, GDT2T_hap1 genome includes a window with the following:
- the LOC103425185 gene encoding adenosylhomocysteinase yields the protein MALSVEKSSSGREYKVKDMSQADFGRLEIELAEVEMPGLISCRTEFGPSQPLKGARITGSLHMTIQTAVLIETLTALGAEVRWCSCNIFSTQDHAAAAIARDSAAVFAWKGETLQEYWWCTERALDWGPGGGPDLIVDDGGDATLLIHEGVKAEEEFEKSGTLPDPSSTDNQEFQLVLTIIRDGLKTDPKRYHKMKDRLVGVSEETTTGVKRLYQMQASGALLFPAINVNDSVTKSKFDNLYGCRHSLPDGLMRATDVMIAGKVSVVCGYGDVGKGCAAALKQAGSRVIVTEIDPICALQALMEGLQVLPLEDVVSEADIFVTTTGNKDIIMVDHMRKMKNNAIVCNIGHFDNEIDMHGLETYPGVKRITIKPQTDRWVFPETNTGIIVLAEGRLMNLGCATGHPSFVMSCSFTNQVIAQLELWNERKSGKYEKKVYVLPKHLDEKVAALHLGKLGAKLTKLSKEQADYISVPVEGPYKPAHYRY from the exons ATGGCTCTCTCCGTCGAGAAAAGTAGCAGCGGCCGCGAGTACAAGGTCAAGGACATGTCTCAGGCCGACTTCGGCCGCCTCGAGATCGAGCTCGCTGAGGTCGAAATGCCCGGCCTCATCTCCTGCCGCACCGAATTCGGACCCTCCCAACCCTTAAAGGGGGCCCGCATCACCGGTTCCCTCCACATGACCATCCAAACTGCCGTCCTTATTGAAACCCTTACCGCCCTCGGCGCCGAGGTCCGCTGGTGCTCCTGCAACATTTTCTCCACCCAGGACCACGCTGCCGCCGCCATCGCCCGCGATAGCGCCGCCGTCTTCGCCTGGAAGGGCGAGACCCTCCAGGAGTACTGGTGGTGCACCGAGCGCGCCCTCGACTGGGGCCCCGGTGGCGGACCCGATCTGATCGTCGACGACGGCGGTGACGCCACCCTCTTGATCCACGAGGGAGTCAAGGCTGAGGAGGAGTTCGAGAAGTCCGGTACCCTCCCCGACCCATCTTCCACCGATAACCAGGAGTTCCAGCTGGTTCTGACCATCATCAGAGATGGCTTGAAGACCGACCCCAAGAGGTACCACAAGATGAAGGACAGGTTGGTCGGAGTTTCGGAGGAGACCACAACCGGCGTCAAGAGGTTGTATCAGATGCAGGCTAGCGGCGCTCTGTTGTTCCCTGCCATTAATGTCAATGATTCTGTTACAAAAAGCAAG TTTGACAACTTGTACGGATGCCGTCACTCTCTCCCTGATGGTTTGATGAGGGCCACGGATGTCATGATTGCCGGAAAGGTTTCCGTTGTCTGTGGATACGGAGATGTTGGAAAGGGTTGTGCTGCTGCCCTCAAGCAAGCAGGATCTCGTGTGATTGTGACTGAGATCGATCCAATTTGTGCCCTCCAGGCTCTTATGGAAGGCCTTCAGGTTCTTCCTCTTGAGGATGTTGTCTCTGAGGCTGATATCTTTGTTACCACCACCGGTAACAAGGACATCATCATGGTTGACCAcatgaggaagatgaagaacaaTGCCATTGTTTGCAACATTGGTCACTTTGACAATGAGATTGACATGCACGGTCTTGAGACATACCCCGGAGTGAAGCGCATCACCATTAAGCCTCAAACTGACAGGTGGGTCTTCCCAGAGACCAACACTGGCATCATTGTGTTGGCTGAGGGCCGTCTCATGAACTTGGGATGTGCCACTGGACACCCCAGCTTTGTGATGTCCTGCTCtttcaccaaccaagtgattgCTCAGCTTGAGTTGTGGAACGAAAGGAAGTCTGGCAAGTACGAGAAGAAGGTGTATGTCTTGCCTAAGCACCTTGACGAGAAGGTTGCTGCCCTTCATCTTGGAAAGCTTGGAGCTAAGCTCACCAAGCTCAGCAAGGAACAAGCTGACTACATCAGTGTGCCGGTCGAGGGTCCATATAAGCCAGCTCACTACAGGTACTGA